The genome window GCCCCGCGACCCGTCAACTCGAGGTGCATCATCGAACCTACGATCGCGTTGGCCGCGAGCGCCCGTCTGATCTCGTCGTGCTCTGCGCGCGTTGCCATCGTCGGCACCACGGCACGTTTGAGCAGGAGCGGCAGATGATGTTGCCGTTCGTTGAACTGCCTGACGTGGCGCTGCCGAAAGCG of Gemmatimonadaceae bacterium contains these proteins:
- a CDS encoding HNH endonuclease signature motif containing protein encodes the protein MVIDYEEYLASPLWRVRAATMRALTPWCALCPATRQLEVHHRTYDRVGRERPSDLVVLCARCHRRHHGTFEQERQMMLPFVELPDVALPKAA